One window of Vanessa cardui chromosome 5, ilVanCard2.1, whole genome shotgun sequence genomic DNA carries:
- the LOC124544561 gene encoding protein abnormal spindle, whose amino-acid sequence MYFEIENTPEHLKRARRKEIVQKASPKEECPRLVLAPFSRPPQVVFDNVLIGTTCEKNLEILNPSKAIQQITLGKSLPPGLIIQLPGEYLELEPETCYCITMLWTPTQPTALRETIRFTNQNRGRYDVMIVLKSEMNVKGKNNNPKFKISPGKIKKKGKRSPAAVYKKKVETIYNTTKVKKTVNVVQSTHYKVYNQMDKENVSYNDCSIDPKLKKCPFDSPTNLDLNFNTSEIFSNMQRTKKDMLYETYDKSYNVNDVYANENNILKPSNRQINDSSVTDVFDNITFTPLKSLPTKNDKLVKGPKIILSVNSESDFDDSLDVQNSNKENESHSILCITSSQPPNKWLTVNHHVQYENNQCHATPTLPNKKIPNTSSPKELNSPNFSINTEFSRISDLSFFPQRFSTERKIIPKMYNETHDIIEDSNAKISSDTYTKESPNTPMYFNSNQMYGDSKQAPVPRESNPKVCRQALFKEHFYRDTNERNHLARSENYLWNNDLRMEIKSPPRSLTPPLQSIPEESIHFSDMHVFDKTNKQMATFTINRTFDKANDNKASLSSLNRQSAWSKKAVRAEPELWKMPTSVPRKSMKAKTMSQTIVKSRESITGKGNHSFDTNKSINQNISLNHMGNVYSQSFTVDPFLSTTYFYDEEAVDKFEKEFKRWLNCILTPPADLDSNIEQKIDVGKAWIENRNKEIPAAPTKEQVCSAYHNSHRLDSLRRTARALLLSPEISQVFIKLNLQIEKKLIAIRTDRNLHLDIGLQKVIMELLLSYNPLWLRIGLEAIYGLVLPLKSNSDVEGLTTFIIHRMFKNPHLKNKHSKSSAPNMLLPAYMEAIKKFTLKKFFMLVFFLDQAKQKKIIPHDPCLFCRNALCKESREIILRFTRELIAGIGDITKHLRPLGYVVCVKQSYLDEYKYAVHNIAVDIRDGVRLTKVMEIILMKNGLLNQLRTPAISRLQKIHNVHVALNALKEANFVIVGDITASDIADGHREKTLSLLWQLIHVFRAPLFEKAANVIQIWWRKKYEVIVEKRREEERILAQRDTAASVIQYWWRRIKYNRMVEYKMYQVTTATIVIQKYCRMWICRSRLRKQKYSAVKIAEWYKNKKMVQEAKEILQALRLERRRLQQKSATIIQAYVKRWLCVKRYNMIRSKIVLAQSIVRQYLVRKSYVKLRSAVMIIQQKYRSKILMRKEMQKFAEKKQSAVLIQSYFRMMKHRKYFTELKKSVRIIENRYKAVIAMRNDRRNYLKLRDAVIKLQALYKCKKVYAEYVRQRNLIIYTQRKIRANQIMKKEKSNYLNLRNSSIVIQRRFKAYLNMKETREKYLTLTNSVIIIQNHFRSYLEMKAQRQKYVLLRTSTVKIQTQFRSLLAMRRDRANYLKLKSSVVALQVRYRAIILMREIRTRYLELRNAAIILQRRFKALLEMRKDRADYEKLKASCIVIQNAYRAYLLGKLQRQIYIQQKNSVLKIQNWFRCLKKAKEVKKQYEQTKNACLAIQRLYRAYIVGRKQRLEYLKMKSATICIQQHFRSYILTKTIRTDFIQIKTSTITIQRFYRSYLETKRQRHAYLLLKRSVNVIQTYYRQYRETKKIRQNYCQLISATIYIQNKYRSIRDMRYQRTRYLSIKQSAVILQRRYRALLAMRKERQAYLKKRLAVVYLQNRFRSQKIMKEERKQFLKVLEASKQIQAFYRAYKMGISQRNKYLQLRQATITLQQRLKATILMRKERQSYLKLRFAVLTLQRRYRAKRLMLEARDKFNKIVKACITIQQFHRACLIARKQRAYYIELKSAVTIIQTRFREIMLGRKLRNDYIRLRSTAIFIQRNIRARNAARTVARKVAVEKIQTWYISIRRRKECRRNFINIKQNIITLQSFVRMCIIRKRFLVMRTAAITIQRCYRSYILAKTERKKYEQLRFSIIKLQAYVRSFIERKRYIRLRTTVLVIQAVYRLKKHRLFLKEQREVAAICIQKNIRRYLTQSWYKRYRKQVICVQKQWRGKILTRMLRNEFVIKRNIILRIQALSRGYLIRKAVECKKENILKLRKEQQRNWAATKIQALFRGHKARLASGMDAYELRRRWRNGGLQSEQESLKERNEEAMEVLRKMSDIETVIRAFRSVELLTEVYPITYNENASSVVRRVYIYMSVTNRSISSVEVLKSAASLLVNLTRYRITGPKIYARDRIPPVLKFMWRFSNSETQLFCILSTYLWLFSKYDEVRSDLTSFLHEPENHKILVTIKGNVMRMKRMANNVTRNKFSTPQPSKYVSHTMNQSLRDMNHSICSYSGGYLLPALEPDYGIIRVDKPRYFQDPQQAICCLFETYEL is encoded by the exons ATGTATTTCGAG ATTGAAAATACTCCGGAGCATTTAAAAAGGGCTAGGAGAAAGGAAATTGTTCAGAAGGCGTCTCCCAAAGAAGAGTGTCCTAGACTCGTTTTGGCTCCATTTTCGAGACCTCCTCAAGTGGTATTCGATAACGTACTCATCGGGACAACATGCgaaaaaaatttagaaatattaaatccTTCTAAAGCTATCCAACAG aTCACACTTGGTAAGTCTCTACCACCTggtttaattatacaattgcCTGGAGAATATCTGGAACTGGAACCGGAGACATGCTACTGCATAACTATGCTCTGGACACCTACACAGCCCACAGCGCTACGGGAAACAATTCGATTTACAAATCAAAATAGAGGCAGATATGATGTCATGATTGTTCTCAAATCAGAAATG AatgtaaaaggtaaaaataataatccaaaATTCAAGATCTCACCGGGTAAGATTAAAAAGAAGGGAAAGAGGTCTCCAGCTGCtgtatataaaaagaaagttgAAACTATATATAACACAACAAaagtaaagaaaactgtaaatgTGGTCCAATCAACTCATTACAAAGTGTATAATCAAATGGATAAAGAAAATGTATCTTACAATGACTGTTCTATAGAcccaaaattgaaaaaatgcCCTTTTGACTCACCAACAAATTTAgatttaaactttaatacatctgaaatattttcaaacatgCAGCGTACTAAGAAAGACATGCTTTATGAAACTTATGATAAATCATATAATGTAAATGATGTCTatgcaaatgaaaataatattttaaaaccatcgAACAGACAAATTAATGATTCTTCTGTGACTGATGTTTTTGATAACATTACTTTTACTCCCCTTAAAAGTCTTCCAACAAAGAATGATAAATTGGTCAAAGGcccaaaaattatattaagtgttaATTCTGAAAGTGATTTCGATGACAGCTTAGATGTTCAAAACAGTAACAAAGAAAATGAGAGTCATTCCATTCTATGTATTACTTCATCACAGCCGCCTAACAAGTGGTTAACAGTTAATCATCATGTacaatatgaaaataatcaatGCCATGCGACGCCTACACTACCAAATAAAAAGATCCCAAACACATCATCACCTAAGGAGTTGAACAGTCCAAACTTTTCAATTAACACAGAATTCTCACGCATAAGTGATTTGTCTTTCTTTCCACAAAGATTTTCAACAGAGAGGAAAATTATACCAAAAATGTACAATGAGACCCATGACATCATTGAAGACTCAAATGCAAAGATAAGTTCTGATACGTACACAAAAGAGTCACCAAATACTCCTATGTACTTTAATTCTAACCAAATGTATGGAGATTCAAAGCAAGCACCTGTCCCAAGAGAGTCAAATCCGAAAGTATGTCGACAAGCTCTATTTAAGGAACATTTCTATAGGGATACTAATGAAAGAAATCACCTCGCTAGATCTGAGAATTATCTTTGGAATAATGATTTGAGAATGGAAATAAAATCACCCCCTAGGTCTCTAACACCACCGTTACAATCAATTCCAGAGGAAAGCATACATTTTTCTGATATGCATGTTTTCGACAAAACAAATAAGCAAATGGCAACATTCACCATCAATAGAACTTTTGATAAAGCAAATGATAATAAGGCTTCATTATCATCTTTAAATCGTCAGTCAGCTTGGTCGAAGAAAGCGGTCAGAGCTGAACCTGAACTTTGGAAGATGCCTACCTCGGTACCAAGGAAGTCTATGAAAGCTAAAACAATGTCTCAAACTATTGTAAAGAGCAGAGAATCTATAACTGGGAAAGGGAATCACTCATTTGACACTAATAAAAGCATTAATCAAAACATTTCTCTAAATCACATGGGTAATGTTTACTCCCAGTCGTTTACAGTAGACCCGTTTCTTTCAACAACTTACTTCTACGATGAGGAAGCTGTTGACAAGTTTGAGAAAGAATTTAAAAGGTGGCTCAATTGTATTTTGACTCCTCCAGCCGATTTAGACAGTAACATAGAACAGAAAATTGATGTAGGAAAAGCTTGGATTGAGAATAGAAACAAAGAAATACCAGCAGCTCCGACTAAAGAGCAAGTGTGCAGCGCTTACCACAACAGCCATAGGCTAGACAGCTTACGGCGAACAGCAAGAGCATTGCTTTTAAGCCCAGAAATTTCTCAAgtgttcataaaattaaatctacAGATCGAAAAGAAATTGATTGCAATAAGAACTGACAGAAATTTACATTTAGATATTGgattacaaaaagtaataatgGAGTTACTACTCTCTTACAATCCATTGTGGCTTCGTATCGGCTTGGAGGCTATCTACGGTCTCGTTTTGCCTCTTAAATCGAACAGCGATGTTGAAGGACTTACcacatttattattcatagaatGTTCAAAAATCCTCACCTCAAAAACAAACATTCTAAATCATCTGCACCAAATATGCTGTTGCCAGCGTACATGGAGGCCATAAAGAAGTTCACTCTTAAAAAGTTTTTCATGCTCGTGTTCTTCTTAGATCAAGCAaagcagaaaaaaataatacctcaCGATCCCTGCTTGTTTTGCAGGAATGCTTTATGTAAAGAAAGCAGAGAAATTATTTTACGCTTCACAAGAGAACTTATTGCGGGCATTGGAGATATTACAAAGCACCTGAGACCGCTCGGATATGTCGTTTGCGTTAAACAATCTTATTTAGATGAATATAAATATGCCGTCCACAATATAGCAGTCGATATAAGAGATGGGGTTCGATTAACAAAAGTTATGGAAATTATCTTGATGAAAAATGGCTTGTTAAATCAGCTACGTACTCCGGCAATATCACGCCTTCAGAAGATACATAACGTGCACGTGGCTTTAAACGCTTTGAAAGAAGCGAACTTCGTTATAGTTGGTGATATAACCGCATCTGATATTGCCGACGGGCATCGGGAAAAGACCTTGTCGCTCTTATGGCAACTGATCCACGTATTCCGAGCTCCGTTATTCGAAAAAGCTGCAAATGTCATACAGATTTGGTGGAGAAAGAAATATGAAGTTATTGTTGAGAAACGAAGGGAAGAAGAAAGGATTCTAGCTCAGCGTGACACAGCAGCCAGTGTCATTCAATACTGGTGGAGACGAATCAAATACAATCGTATGGTAGAATACAAGATGTATCAAGTAACAACGGCAACGAtcgtaatacaaaaatattgccGAATGTGGATATGTCGAAGCCGTCTACGGAAACAAAAGTATAGTGCTGTAAAAATCGCCGAATGGTATAAGAATAAAAAGATGGTTCAAGAAGCGAAAGAGATTTTGCAGGCATTGCGATTAGAAAGGAGGAGATTACAACAAAAATCAGCAACTATAATACAAGCATACGTCAAACGCTGGTTATGTGTGAAGCGTTATAACATGATCAGAAGTAAAATTGTACTCGCCCAGAGTATTGTCAGACAGTATTTAGTACGGAAATCGTATGTTAAATTACGAAGTGCAGTTATGATCATTCAACAAAAGTATAGGAGCAAGATATTAATGAGGAAAGAAATGCAGAAATTTGCAGAGAAAAAGCAAAGTGCTGTActcatacagagttactttagaATGATGAAACATCGCAAATATTTCACAGAATTGAAGAAGTCTGTTCGCATTATAGAAAACCGTTACAAAGCAGTTATTGCAATGAGAAATGATCggagaaattatttaaaattgagaGATGCGGTTATTAAATTACAAGCATTGTATAAATGTAAGAAAGTTTACGCAGAATACGTACGacaaagaaatttaattatttatacacaaaGAAAAATCAGAGCTAATCagataatgaaaaaagaaaaatcaaactatttaaatttacgaaattcGTCCATTGTAATTCAAAGGCGTTTTAAAGCTTACTTGAACATGAAAGAAActagagaaaaatatttaacactaaCAAATTCcgtcattattattcaaaatcacTTCCGATCATACTTAGAAATGAAAGCCCAGCGTCAGAAATACGTTCTATTAAGAACATCGACtgtaaaaatacaaacacaatTTCGAAGTCTATTGGCAATGCGACGTGATAGAGCTAATTACTTGAAATTGAAAAGTTCTGTTGTTGCGTTGCAGGTAAGATACAGAGCCATTATTTTAATGAGAGAAATTAGAACAAGATATTTAGAATTGAGAAACGCAGCCATAATATTGCAGAGAAGATTTAAAGCTCTATTAGAAATGCGAAAAGATAGAGCTGATTATGAAAAACTAAAAGCGTCATGCATTGTGATTCAAAATGCTTATAGAGCATATTTATTAGGAAAGCTCCAGCGCCAAATATACATTCAGCAGAAAAATTCTgttttgaaaatacaaaattgGTTTAGATGTTTGAAGAAGGCGAAAGAAGTGAAGAAACAATATGAACAGACGAAAAACGCTTGCTTGGCTATACAAAGACTGTATAGGGCTTATATTGTTGGCAGAAAGCAAAGACTCGAATATCTGAAAATGAAAAGTGCAACCATTTGTATTCAACAACATTTCCGTAGTTACatcttaacaaaaacaataaggacggattttattcaaataaaaacatcaactATAACAATTCAAAGATTTTACCGATCATATTTGGAAACGAAACGACAAAGGCATgcatacttattattaaaacgatCGGTAAACGTTATCCAAACATATTATAGACAATATCGAGAAACGAAGAAAATAAGACAAAACTATTGTCAATTGATATCGGCtacaatttacatacaaaacaaatatagaagtattagAGATATGAGATATCAAAGAACTAGATATTTGAGTATAAAGCAGTCAGCTGTCATCCTTCAAAGAAGATACAGGGCTTTGTTAGCAATGAGGAAAGAGAGACAAGCCTATCTTAAAAAACGCCTTGCAGTAGTTTACTTGCAAAATAGATTTAGATCTCAAAAAATCatgaaagaagaaagaaaacaaTTCTTGAAAGTATTAGAAGCATCTAAACAAATTCAAGCATTTTATAGGGCTTATAAAATGGGCATTtctcaaagaaataaatatttacaattaagacaAGCAACAATCACTCTACAGCAAAGACTCAAGGCAACTATTTTAATGAGAAAAGAGAGACAATCTTATTTGAAATTAAGATTTGCCGTTTTAACGCTACAACGAAGATATAGAGCCAAGCGATTGATGTTAGAAGCAAGggataaattcaataaaattgtaaaagctTGTATTACAATACAACAGTTTCACAGAGCTTGTTTGATTGCGCGAAAACAAAGAGCATATTATATTGAGTTAAAATCCGCAGTTACAATTATTCAAACGAGATTCAGAGAAATTATGCTAGGTAGAAAATTAAGAAATGACTATATCCGTTTACGAAGTACGGCTATCTTTATTCAACGTAATATAAGAGCCAGAAATGCGGCACGTACAGTAGCTCGGAAAGTTGCCGTCGAAAAAATTCAAACATGGTACATATCTATCCGAAGACGTAAAGAATGTAGacgtaattttataaacatcaaacaaaatataattactttgcAATCATTTGTCCGTATGTGCATTATACGCAAACGTTTTCTTGTCATGCGAACTGCAGCCATTACCATACAAAGATGTTACCGCTCGTATATATTAGCAAAAACAGAACGAAAAAAATATGAGCAGCTCAGATTCTCTATAATAAAACTGCAAGCTTATGTTCGTAGTTTCATTGAAAGGAAACGATACATACGTTTACGTACTACAGTTTTAGTAATACAAGctgtatatagattaaaaaaacataggCTTTTCTTAAAAGAACAAAGAGAAGTAGCAGCGATATGTATCCAGAAGAACATTCGAAGATACTTAACTCAATCGTGGTATAAACGATACCGCAAGCAAGTGATATGTGTTCAGAAACAATGGAGAggaaaaattttaacaagaatGTTACGCAATGAATTTgtgataaaaagaaatataatcctAAGAATACAAGCTCTTAGTAGAGGTTACCTGATTCGTAAAGCAGTTGAATGTAAGAAGGAGAATATATTGAAGTTACGAAAAGAACAGCAGCGAAATTGGGCTGCTACAAAAATTCAG GCACTCTTCCGTGGTCACAAAGCTCGTTTAGCGAGCGGCATGGATGCATATGAGCTGCGTCGGAGGTGGCGCAATGGAGGCCTGCAGTCAGAACAGGAGTCGTTAAAAGAGAGAAACGAGGAAGCAATGGAAGTACTCCGTAAGATGTCGGATATCGAAACTGTTATACGGGCGTTTAGATCTGTGG AACTTCTCACTGAAGTGTATCCAATAACGTATAACGAAAATGCTTCATCAGTTGTGCGACGCGTGTATATCTACATGTCTGTAACAAACAGATCTATCTCTAGCGTGGAAGTACTCAA